Proteins from one Xenopus tropicalis strain Nigerian chromosome 1, UCB_Xtro_10.0, whole genome shotgun sequence genomic window:
- the rnf10 gene encoding RING finger protein 10, with translation MPLSSQLSPADMDPGSANANKNQNRSGSAGPSGESKPKSEPKNGNSSKQRYNRKRENSYPKNETFAGQSRRSCPQKSKTFNKVPPQRGGPKQYGMGRREEVAETQRAEFSSAQYSGPKKINLNHLLNFTFEPRGHPGGLNGNGNFGRRHKWGNKPFNKELFLQANCQFVVSDDNDYSVHFADPDTLVSWDFVEQVRIFSHEVPSCPICLYPPVAAKITRCGHIFCWACILHYLSLSEKDWSRCPICYSSVIKKDLKSVVTTETHLYSVGDKITMQLMRREKGVLVAMPKSKWMKLDEPIHLGDLDHTLYSKLLLASRDQILSQVIGEEKVALLEQYNAEKETPEACFIEAAMQELQDRAGNLCAASKPEIEAATLSMEALNFESTSDKQHTVLEREVVHYISAFEEETMEPPCEDCSPTESSPPDITAVLATDVSTATDGGLPSLSQQESKPENCGPLGNSHYYYFYQAVDGQHVYLHPVNVRCLVHEYGSLERCPEKITATVVEMDGFTMTEEVRRRHRYLCHLPLTCEFSICEMALGPPDVSVDTLELFTAEVEKRKRLRQRKARDEQRREKRIELEENKKQGIYPEARIALENLQQFPAFSSSPIDSLFNVETQNFISVSPLSCSPTSQSGSLLGAECSSDPLLTEDESRCPSFAQCQKIL, from the exons AACCAAAAAATGGCAATAGCTCCAAGCAACGATATAATCGGAAACGAGAAAATTCTTACCCTAAAAATGAGACTTTCGCTGGTCAGTCCCGGCGCTCCTGTCCACAGAAAAGCAAAACTTTTAACAAGGTTCCACCACAAAGAGGTGGACCTAAGCAGTATGGAATGGGAAGGAGGGAAGAG GTAGCAGAGACTCAGAGGGCAGAGTTTAGTTCAGCTCAATATTCTGGGCCAAAGAAGATCAACCTTAACCATCTTCTAAACTTTACCTTTGAGCCACGTGGTCATCCTGGTGGACTCAACGGGAATGGAAATTTTGGCAGAAGACACAAATGGGGAAACAAACCATTTAATAAGGAACTCTTTCTGCAGGCTAA CTGCCAGTTTGTGGTGTCTGATGATAATGACTACAGTGTCCACTTCGCTGATCCCGATACTCTTGTCAGCTGGGACTTTGTGGAACAAGTG CGGATTTTTAGCCATGAGGTGCCATCATGTCCCATTTGCCTGTACCCTCCCGTTGCTGCAAAGATTACACGCTGTGGTCATATTTTCTGCTGGGCCTGTATCTTGCATTACTTGTCACTTAGTGAAAAGGACTGGAGTAGGTGTCCAATTTGTTACAGCTCTGTTATTAAAAAAGACCTGAAAAG TGTTGTTACCACAGAAACACATCTCTATTCAGTGGGTGATAAAATAACAATGCAGTTGATGAGAAGGGAGAAAGGAGTCCTGGTGGCTATGCCAAAATCTAAGTGGATGAAGCTTGATGAACCTATTCATTTAGGAG atttggacCATACCCTGTACTCAAAGCTACTACTGGCCTCTCGGGATCAAATCCTTAGCCAGGTTATTGGTGAGGAGAAGGTTGCCCTGTTGGAGCAGTATAATGCCGAAAAAGAAACCCCAGAGGCCTGCTTTATAGAGGCAGCTATGCAAGAGCTGCAG GATCGTGCAGGTAATCTGTGTGCTGCTAGCAAGCCTGAAATTGAGGCAGCTACACTTTCAATGGAGGCCTTGAATTTTGAGTCTACCAGTGACAAACAGCATACAGTCCTAGAGAGAGAG GTTGTACACTATATCTCTGCATTTGAGGAAGAAACTATGGAACCACCATGTGAAGATTGCTCTCCTACAGAATCCTCTCCTCCAGATATCACAGCTGTCTTGGCAACAGATGTGAGCACTGCAACTGATGGAGGCCTTCCTTCGCTCAGTCAacaggagtcaaaaccagaaaACTGTGGGCCACTTGGGAACTCTCACTATTACTATTTTTATCAAG CTGTGGATGGACAGCATGTGTATCTTCATCCAGTGAATGTACGTTGCCTTGTTCATGAATATGGCAGCCTTGAGCGGTGCCCAGAGAAAATCACTGCCACTGTTGTAGAGATGGATGGGTTTACCATGACTGAG GAGGTGCGCAGACGCCATCGGTATCTTTGTCATTTGCCTCTTACTTGTGAGTTCAGCATCTGTGAAATGGCCCTGGGGCCCCCTGATGTTTCTGTGGATACCTTGGAGCTTTTTACAG CTGAAGTTGAGAAGAGAAAACGTCTGCGCCAGCGGAAAGCACGAGATGAGCAACGCAGAGAAAAAAGGATTGAGCTTGAGGAAAACAAGAAGCAAGGAATAT ACCCAGAAGCGCGCATTGCATTAGAAAATCTTCAGCAGTTCCCTGCTTTTAGCTCCAGTCCTATCGACTCACTGTTCAATGTGGAAACGCAAAATTTTATTTCCGTATCTCCTTTGAGCTGCAGCCCAACATCGCAGTCTG gTTCCCTTCTTGGTGCAGAATGTTCCTCTGATCCTTTACTCACTGAAGATGAATCCCGTTGTCCATCATTTGCTCAG tgcCAGAAAATACTTTGA
- the rnf10 gene encoding RING finger protein 10 isoform X1, protein MPLSSQLSPADMDPGSANANKNQNRSGSAGPSGESKPKSEPKNGNSSKQRYNRKRENSYPKNETFAGQSRRSCPQKSKTFNKVPPQRGGPKQYGMGRREEVAETQRAEFSSAQYSGPKKINLNHLLNFTFEPRGHPGGLNGNGNFGRRHKWGNKPFNKELFLQANCQFVVSDDNDYSVHFADPDTLVSWDFVEQVRIFSHEVPSCPICLYPPVAAKITRCGHIFCWACILHYLSLSEKDWSRCPICYSSVIKKDLKSVVTTETHLYSVGDKITMQLMRREKGVLVAMPKSKWMKLDEPIHLGDLDHTLYSKLLLASRDQILSQVIGEEKVALLEQYNAEKETPEACFIEAAMQELQDRAGNLCAASKPEIEAATLSMEALNFESTSDKQHTVLEREVVHYISAFEEETMEPPCEDCSPTESSPPDITAVLATDVSTATDGGLPSLSQQESKPENCGPLGNSHYYYFYQAVDGQHVYLHPVNVRCLVHEYGSLERCPEKITATVVEMDGFTMTEEVRRRHRYLCHLPLTCEFSICEMALGPPDVSVDTLELFTAEVEKRKRLRQRKARDEQRREKRIELEENKKQGIYPEARIALENLQQFPAFSSSPIDSLFNVETQNFISVSPLSCSPTSQSGSLLGAECSSDPLLTEDESRCPSFAQMLRVGKAKPETWPKAAPKNVPENTLTPANADSDVESDCSERVPVPSFQNSFSQAMEAAFLKLDAALPTPPSVEKGGKKKKKQQKLLFSTSIVHTK, encoded by the exons AACCAAAAAATGGCAATAGCTCCAAGCAACGATATAATCGGAAACGAGAAAATTCTTACCCTAAAAATGAGACTTTCGCTGGTCAGTCCCGGCGCTCCTGTCCACAGAAAAGCAAAACTTTTAACAAGGTTCCACCACAAAGAGGTGGACCTAAGCAGTATGGAATGGGAAGGAGGGAAGAG GTAGCAGAGACTCAGAGGGCAGAGTTTAGTTCAGCTCAATATTCTGGGCCAAAGAAGATCAACCTTAACCATCTTCTAAACTTTACCTTTGAGCCACGTGGTCATCCTGGTGGACTCAACGGGAATGGAAATTTTGGCAGAAGACACAAATGGGGAAACAAACCATTTAATAAGGAACTCTTTCTGCAGGCTAA CTGCCAGTTTGTGGTGTCTGATGATAATGACTACAGTGTCCACTTCGCTGATCCCGATACTCTTGTCAGCTGGGACTTTGTGGAACAAGTG CGGATTTTTAGCCATGAGGTGCCATCATGTCCCATTTGCCTGTACCCTCCCGTTGCTGCAAAGATTACACGCTGTGGTCATATTTTCTGCTGGGCCTGTATCTTGCATTACTTGTCACTTAGTGAAAAGGACTGGAGTAGGTGTCCAATTTGTTACAGCTCTGTTATTAAAAAAGACCTGAAAAG TGTTGTTACCACAGAAACACATCTCTATTCAGTGGGTGATAAAATAACAATGCAGTTGATGAGAAGGGAGAAAGGAGTCCTGGTGGCTATGCCAAAATCTAAGTGGATGAAGCTTGATGAACCTATTCATTTAGGAG atttggacCATACCCTGTACTCAAAGCTACTACTGGCCTCTCGGGATCAAATCCTTAGCCAGGTTATTGGTGAGGAGAAGGTTGCCCTGTTGGAGCAGTATAATGCCGAAAAAGAAACCCCAGAGGCCTGCTTTATAGAGGCAGCTATGCAAGAGCTGCAG GATCGTGCAGGTAATCTGTGTGCTGCTAGCAAGCCTGAAATTGAGGCAGCTACACTTTCAATGGAGGCCTTGAATTTTGAGTCTACCAGTGACAAACAGCATACAGTCCTAGAGAGAGAG GTTGTACACTATATCTCTGCATTTGAGGAAGAAACTATGGAACCACCATGTGAAGATTGCTCTCCTACAGAATCCTCTCCTCCAGATATCACAGCTGTCTTGGCAACAGATGTGAGCACTGCAACTGATGGAGGCCTTCCTTCGCTCAGTCAacaggagtcaaaaccagaaaACTGTGGGCCACTTGGGAACTCTCACTATTACTATTTTTATCAAG CTGTGGATGGACAGCATGTGTATCTTCATCCAGTGAATGTACGTTGCCTTGTTCATGAATATGGCAGCCTTGAGCGGTGCCCAGAGAAAATCACTGCCACTGTTGTAGAGATGGATGGGTTTACCATGACTGAG GAGGTGCGCAGACGCCATCGGTATCTTTGTCATTTGCCTCTTACTTGTGAGTTCAGCATCTGTGAAATGGCCCTGGGGCCCCCTGATGTTTCTGTGGATACCTTGGAGCTTTTTACAG CTGAAGTTGAGAAGAGAAAACGTCTGCGCCAGCGGAAAGCACGAGATGAGCAACGCAGAGAAAAAAGGATTGAGCTTGAGGAAAACAAGAAGCAAGGAATAT ACCCAGAAGCGCGCATTGCATTAGAAAATCTTCAGCAGTTCCCTGCTTTTAGCTCCAGTCCTATCGACTCACTGTTCAATGTGGAAACGCAAAATTTTATTTCCGTATCTCCTTTGAGCTGCAGCCCAACATCGCAGTCTG gTTCCCTTCTTGGTGCAGAATGTTCCTCTGATCCTTTACTCACTGAAGATGAATCCCGTTGTCCATCATTTGCTCAG ATGCTGAGAGTTGGTAAAGCAAAGCCAGAGACCTGGCCCAAAGCTGCCCCTAAGAATG tgcCAGAAAATACTTTGACTCCAGCAAACGCTGACAGTGATGTGGAGAGTGATTGCTCTGAGCGAGTTCCTGTCCCAAGTTTTCAGAACTCTTTCAGCCAAGCTATGGAAGCTGCTTTCTTGAAGCTGGATGCAGCCCTCCCTACTCCTCCTTCAG ttgagaaaggaggaaaaaagaagaagaagcaaCAGAAACTTCTGTTTAGCACCTCAATTGTTCATACTAAGTGA